DNA from Arthrobacter sp. FW305-BF8:
CCCTCGAAGCCTTCGCTGGCAAATACATCTGTGGCGGTCTGGATGATCTGCTCGCGGCGTTCGGCGCCTTTGGCGTACTGCCCGCGGGGCTTGGAGGGAGACATTTCGCCAGTTTATTTCACGGCTCCGGCCGCCGGCGGACAAGTCAAAATTTAGCAAAACCTAGTCACACTCGGTTTTCGGCGCTAGGCTTACTCTGCGGCCCAACGGTGGGTCACTTTTTCGTCAGGAGGCAATGTGGCCATCGAATCCCTCTCCGAGGAGACCGCGGCACCGCCCGCACTCTCTTCAACCGCAGGACCGTCCGTCAAGGCACCCCGGGCCTACGTCATCGGCATGCCCATCGCCAGCGCCGGCCTGTGGATGGCCCTGCTCGCGCCGGCCCTCGTCGTCCTCGCCATCAAGGTCTCCGAGATCACCACTCCGGAAACCAGGGCCGGAGCACTGAGCCTGGTGGCCGGCGTCGGGGCCGTCATCGCCCTGCTGGCAAACCCGTTCTTCGGGCGCCTGAGCGACCGCACTACCTCCCGGTTCGGCATGCGCAAGCCGTGGATTGTTGGCGGTTCGCTGATCGGACTCGCCGCACTCTTCTTCCTGGGCCTCGCCGGCGATGTAGCCGGCGTCCTAGGTGCCTGGGTGGTGGCGCAGCTGGGATTCAACGCCGCGCTGGCCGCCCTTGCTGCGACGCTCCCGGACCAGGCCGGCCCGGCCGAGCGCGGCCGACTCTCCGGCCTCATCGGCATGACCCTGCCGATTGGCCTCGTGGCCGCGGCCTACTTCGCGCAGCTCTTCGACAATGCCTTCCAGATGGCGGTGGTTCCCGGAATTGTGGGCACCGCGCTGGCCATCGGCTTCGCCTTCACCTTCAAGGACCGGCTCCTCACCGAGCGGCCGGCGCCCCTTGACCTGAAGGAGATCCTGGGCTCGTTCTACTTCGATCCGCGCCTCCACCCCGGCCTCGGCTGGGCCTGGCTGACCAAGTTCATGGTCTACATCGGCTACTGCGCGGGCCTGCTCTACCTGCCGTACTTCTTCGCCGACCAGCTCCATGTGGCCGAGGAAAGCATCCCCTCGCTGGTCTTCCAGGCCACCCT
Protein-coding regions in this window:
- a CDS encoding MFS transporter, whose amino-acid sequence is MAIESLSEETAAPPALSSTAGPSVKAPRAYVIGMPIASAGLWMALLAPALVVLAIKVSEITTPETRAGALSLVAGVGAVIALLANPFFGRLSDRTTSRFGMRKPWIVGGSLIGLAALFFLGLAGDVAGVLGAWVVAQLGFNAALAALAATLPDQAGPAERGRLSGLIGMTLPIGLVAAAYFAQLFDNAFQMAVVPGIVGTALAIGFAFTFKDRLLTERPAPLDLKEILGSFYFDPRLHPGLGWAWLTKFMVYIGYCAGLLYLPYFFADQLHVAEESIPSLVFQATLVSSAGTVVTSIAGGWISDRIGKRKTLVIASSLIIMAGLIVIAMSPGTGQVLVGQAIVGLGLGCFGAVDVALIADLLPSGQTENAKTFGVFNIAQALPQSIVPAVAFPVIALGGYPALFLGGAAVGIIGAVLVTRIKGVK